A single Dermacentor albipictus isolate Rhodes 1998 colony chromosome 3, USDA_Dalb.pri_finalv2, whole genome shotgun sequence DNA region contains:
- the LOC135898834 gene encoding uncharacterized protein, giving the protein MAIKNEPAQVDTVHDVVSQRGLRPIVWKGSHYEAFLSTARSPVLSSLWRMVARTNGSQLGRDMFRDEHMRQVVERRAVLMVDHISLQWRTAAYCRRTLQVPSFHFAREHVDENPLSFLMSRNMRRDLHRRIYSRITWMYESGLVSKWMADSLGDWQRCVRQAGGHAAADLSFTDTLASFVLWALVVAAAAVAFLVELVLHPHSLARRPQKLLPGAARATLAELRRSRIPRSKLPARRLTSAKQ; this is encoded by the exons ATGGCCATCAAGAACGAGCCGGCGCAAGTGGACACCGTCCACGACGTGGTATCTCAGCGCGGCCTCAGGCCCATCGTCTGGAAAGGATCACATTACGAGGCTTTCCTATCG ACTGCCCGCTCCCCGGTGCTGAGTTCGCTGTGGCGCATGGTGGCGCGCACCAACGGCTCCCAGCTGGGGCGCGACATGTTCCGCGACGAGCACATGCGCCAGGTGGTGGAGCGGCGCGCCGTGCTCATGGTGGACCACATCTCGCTGCAGTGGCGCACGGCCGCCTACTGCCGCCGCACCCTGCAGGTGCCCAGCTTCCACTTCGCGCGCGAGCACGTCGACGAGAACCCGCTCTCCTTCCTCATGTCGCGCAACATGCGCAGGGACCTGCACCGGCGCATTTACTCGAG GATTACGTGGATGTACGAAAGCGGCCTGGTGAGCAAATGGATGGCCGACAGCCTGGGCGACTGGCAACGCTGCGTGCGGCAGGCGGGAGGCCACGCCGCGGCCGACCTCAGCTTCACCGACACCCTGGCCAGCTTCGTGCTCTGGGCGCTGGTCGTGGCGGCTGCCGCGGTGGCCTTCCTGGTGGAGCTAGTGCTGCACCCGCACTCTCTCGCTCGGCGCCCGCAGAAGCTGCTGCCCGGGGCCGCCAGGGCGACCCTTGCCGAGCTGAGAAGGTCGCGCATTCCGCGCTCTAAACTACCCGCGAGGCGACTGACTTCTGCCAAGCAGTGA
- the LOC135898835 gene encoding uncharacterized protein: protein MPSALLLLRSALRRSSVPGLRLAASPAPLPRLRRVTWLLLWLSLGALMAQDLSAVVTDYLRFDDIVTVSVREPERPTFPAVTVCNTNRLRRSNLCVRQLRSRYAADAPLLRWRRLLCNSTAYPNIALSKEELEVQRELAEWTRAVFRDAQYADLHLGHQVDNVLRHCDFNGHDCKAIDVLSVKSVPAYGDCVCVGCYPNVGTAYIRDMTAGCGHGLNLILDVDLEEYLPLSVEAGFAIMVHHPWSEINVAMETTFVAPGFATYITVDRAEFRRLGHPYQNPCRSQWPSEISDYVDSDKHYTAHECREYCYQVRIFEACGCVSSLYVRPDRGSINGAPICPTGNSAGPATCAKAMEMKIGRGGIRCECSQPCLMAKHALDGPGAGADQRPADGRVGAAEGRGDHLPAAVRRVRPAGAAFRAGLSAPAEATRLACRVRRALRPHHAGHAQAADRVLRLRRPRQPGDPGGTHVVQMMPLRFVTQQKQVQFPAITVCNMNPWRKSVLCSEESFQGKIEKALQAKLCSMPNRNVTLTDEDIALSNRLKQWISEEQRRNLSRAEKLGHQLEDMIQVCRVHEGDCLSTKILEIRMVPRYGNCYCLGCNSSRFSWQAMQMSDPENGLRMSLNMEPEEFLPLTVDAGFYIMVHQAGAQEEVFDNAVYAPPGATTYIGVSKMISKNLKEPYKNPCQDHWPPELEKYVVKGIVYTKRACDEYCYQVHIFEKCGCRSFNHIRVFAPQLMESPVCVDVLRGDCERSVEAKIDRKIITCKCLTACEVQYYQTTSSALTWTSRVMNPEGSELSLSPREGKGIHVRVVVFMRSTKVLYKSKEPKLTLSNLFRNIGGLMGVYLGYSSLQIFHVLDVLVDGAYSSLSGIWGRYTRNRQRRRGQAPSRRRTYPLPEEAVPRYPVTTQPPLYAL from the exons GTCGGCGCTGCGGCGCAGCTCGGTGCCCGGTCTTCGGCTGGCTGCGAGCCCCGCGCCCTTGCCTCGGCTTCGGCGGGTGAcgtggctgctgctgtggctgtcgCTCGGGGCGCTCATGGCGCAGGACCTGAGCGCCGTCGTGACCGACTACCTGCGCTTCGACGACATCGTGACGGTGTCGGTGCGCGAGCCGGAGCGACCCACCTTCCCCGCCGTCACCGTGTGCAATACGAACCGGCTGCGCCGGTCGAACCTTTGCGTTCGCCAGCTGCGGTCACGGTACGCGGCCGACGCGCCGTTGCTTCGCTGGAGACGCCTTCTCTGCAACTCCACTGCTTACCCGAACATCGCG CTGAGCAAGGAGGAACTGGAAGTGCAGCGAGAGCTGGCAGAATGGACCCGGGCAGTGTTCCGCGACGCCCAATATGCGGACCTTCACCTGGGACACCAAGTGGACAACGTGCTGCGACACTGCGACTTCAACGGCCACGACTGCAAGGCGATCGA CGTTCTGAGTGTGAAGTCGGTGCCTGCTTACGGAGACTGTGTCTGCGTGGGCTGCTATCCGAACGTGGGCACAGCCTACATCAGAGACATGACTGCCGGATGCGGACATG GGCTGAACCTGATCTTGGACGTGGATCTGGAGGAGTACTTGCCGCTCAGCGTCGAAGCCGGTTTCGCCATCATGGTGCACCACCCGTGGAGCGAGATTAACGTCGCCATGGAAACCACATTTGTGGCCCCCGGCTTCGCCACCTACATAACTGTCGACCGC GCCGAGTTTCGGAGGCTGGGTCATCCCTACCAGAACCCGTGTCGTAGTCAGTGGCCATCTGAGATAAGTGACTACGTCGACAGTGACAAGCACTACACTGCACAT GAGTGCCGTGAATATTGCTACCAAGTGCGAATCTTCGAAGCCTGCGGTTGCGTTTCTTCCCTGTACGTACGCCCGGACAGAGGCTCCATTAACGGTGCTCCCATCTGCCCGACTGGAAACTCGGCAG GCCCAGCCACGTGTGCGAAAGCGATGGAAATGAAAATTGGCCGCGGAGGCATCAGGTGCGAGTGCTCCCAGCCCTGCCT GATGGCTAAGCACGCGCTCGACGGCCCCGGAGCCGGCGCAGACCAGCGGCCCGCTGACGGGCGTGTGGGCGCAGCTGAAGGACGCGGTGACCACTTACCGGCTGCTGTTCGACGAGTCCGGCCTGCCGGGGCTGCGTTTCGTGCTGGGCTTTCGGCACCCGCTGAGGCGACTCGCTTGGCTTGCCGTGTACGCCGTGCTCTTCGTCCTCACCATGCGGGACACGCACAAGCTGCTGACCGAGTACTACGCCTACGACGACCGCGTCAACCAGGAGATCCTGGAGGCACGCACGTCGT TCAAATGATGCCCCTCCGCTTTGTGACACAGCAAAAACAAGTCCAGTTCCCAGCGATCACTGTGTGCAACATGAACCCCTGGAGGAAGTCGGTGCTGTGCAGCGAAGAGAGCTTCCAGGGGAAGATTGAGAAGGCGCTGCAAGCCAAGCTCTGCTCGATGCCAAACAGGAACGTTACT CTGACCGATGAGGACATCGCCTTGTCCAACCGGCTGAAGCAGTGGATCTCGGAGGAGCAGCGGCGAAACCTGAGCCGTGCCGAGAAACTGGGCCACCAGCTCGAAGACATGATCCAGGTGTGTCGCGTCCACGAAGGGGACTGTCTCAGCACCAA GATCCTAGAAATACGAATGGTGCCCCGTTACGGAAACTGTTACTGCCTCGGCTGCAACAGCAGTCGCTTCAGCTGGCAGGCGATGCAGATGTCGGATCCCGAAAATG GTCTACGCATGTCCCTGAACATGGAACCCGAGGAGTTCCTTCCTCTCACTGTGGATGCTGGCTTCTACATCATGGTCCACCAGGCTGGGGCCCAGGAGGAGGTCTTTGACAACGCCGTGTACGCTCCGCCTGGAGCCACAACTTACATAGGCGTATCAAAG ATGATTTCTAAAAATCTCAAGGAACCCTATAAAAATCCCTGCCAGGATCACTGGCCTCCGGAGTTAGAAAAATATGTTGTCAAAGGCATAGTGTACACAAAGCGG GCCTGCGACGAGTACTGCTACCAAGTGCACATCTTCGAGAAATGCGGATGCCGGTCCTTCAACCACATCAGGGTGTTTGCACCGCAACTTATGGAGTCGCCAGTCTGTGTGGACGTCCTGCGAG GGGACTGCGAAAGGTCCGTTGAAGCGAAAATAGACCGGAAAATAATCACATGCAAGTGTCTGACGGCTTGTGA GGTTCAGTATTACCAGACGACGTCAAGCGCACTTACGTGGACCAGCCGAGTG ATGAATCCTGAAGGCAGTGAACTGTCTTTGTcaccaagagaaggaaaggg GATTCACGTCAGGGTGGTGGTTTTCATGAGAAGCACGAAGGTCCTCTACAAGAGTAAAGAGCCGAAGCTAACG CTGTCGAACCTGTTCCGGAACATCGGCGGCTTGATGGGCGTCTACCTGGGTTACTCGTCGCTGCAGATCTTCCACGTGCTCGACGTGCTCGTAGACGGCGCTTACTCGTCGCTGTCGGGCATCTGGGGCCGCTACACGAGGAACCGCCAGCGCAGACGCGGCCAGGCTCCGTCGCGCCGTCGCACCTACCCGCTGCCCGAAGAGGCAGTGCCGCGGTATCCCGTCACTACACAGCCACCCTTGTACGCACTCTGA